Sequence from the Fictibacillus arsenicus genome:
CTCTTTATTTGTGATTCATAAACCTAAGCCTTACATGACGTTGTTAACTTGTTTCCTGCAGGGTGCAGGCATTTTCCTAATCGGTTTCTTTTCAAAAGAGCTGGCTGTTCTTCTGTTTTTGCTTGCTATGGTCGGCTTTCTTGAGGCAGCGGTTAATGTTATCGCACCGAGCGTAAATCATGCTTTAATTCCACCAAAGCTGTTCGGGCGTGTGATAGGAATCATGGTAATTATTATGGGAATTTCTGAACCCATTGCAGCAGGAACCGCGGGTTTTCTCATTGAAAAGATAGGAGCAGCAGATGTATTCGTTTGGGGAGGTTCTATGGAGATGCTAGTTGCTTTCCTCGTATTCTCACTTCCTTTCATAAGAAATTTTAAAGGTGTTGAAAAGAGTTCGTAATTTTTTCACAATTCTGCTACTAATCTGACATAACTTTCGCAAGGCAAATGGATGAGTTTACATAAAATATATAGTAGAAGTAAATTTATTCCTGGAGGTTTTTACGATGACTAAAAAACCGTCATATGAAAAGGAACTGCAGAAGCGCGAAATTCTAATGAAGGACGAGCAGACAAACGCCTGGTATTATGAAGACCATATCTCGGCAATCGTGAACCGTGCGCGAAAAGAAGGGGCTTTTGACAATCTGGAAGGTATGGGCAAACCGCTTAATATTGATGAAGACCTCGTTTACAATCCGGAAAAACGCCTGCACAAAGTAATGAAAGATAATAATGTTTTGCCGAATTGGGTGAAACTTGGCAAAGAGATAGACGTATTAAAAGAAGAGCTAAAATCGTACACGGTAGAATATAACATCAAAAAAACAGTAGAGTCCATTAACCAAAAAGTGTTTCAGCATAACTTGACGTGTCCGCCAACTGCACAGCGGATGAAAGTGAATCTGGAGGACGTTTTGAAGAAGTAATTGGAGGATGTATGTCTAAAATAAGCACGTTAAATGCTGAACATTATCAATGGGGAAATGCCTGTGACGGATGGCATCTCCTTAAACAGGATGACTTGAGTATCATCCACGAAAAAATGCCTCCGAAAACGGCAGAGGTTAGACATTACCATGTGTTTTCTCGTTAATTTTTCTTTATTTTAAATGGTGCAATTATCATCGAAATAGATGGAGCAGAATGTGTGTTGAGTGCTCATCAAGGATTAGAAATCCCTGCAGGTACACCTCATCAAGTGCGTAACGAAAGCGAAGTATCTGCTGAATTTCTAGTAACATCCCAGCCTCCTGCCCATGGTGATCGTGTCGTCGTTAAAAAAGTGAAAAGCATCAGTCATGTGACCCTTTAGTATTTATTGCTATAGGGTCTTTTTCTATGGCTGATTTCGTAAACATTGTTGCTATTAAGATTCGATTCAAAGGGAAAGCTACTCAAAAAACGGACTGGAGCAGATTTGATGCTGAAATACAAAAAAAACACGAACGAAACTATCCGGCTTGAGCATTTTGAAGTTCCTGATCGCGATGAAACAATTTGGATATTTTATGATTCTCCTGAAGAAATGAAAAAAGACTCTATTCTCGAAAAAGTTGAACTTCATCATCTTGCAGCTTCTGCATTTACCACCTTTTCCGAACATCCTAGTATTAACGTGTATGCAAAACACGCTGTTGTTTCTACCTTTTATTTAGAAACGGAAAGCCTAGAACCGATTAGGATCAACCTTTTAATTGGAGAGCAATATTTGATCGTCATGTCTGAACGAAAGATACCGTTCAGAGGAGCGCTCGTAAAGGACTTTAAAGAAAATCCGGAACATATGCAGCACGTCAGCTATATGCTTTATTATTTCATGAAAGATATCGTGAATTCTTATTTAGAAGTGGTGGATCAGCTTTCAAATGAGTTTTTAGAGCTCGAAAAAAGAGTTTTTGTTGATCCGTTAAAACGTGAGATCGGACATAAAGTTTATCGCTGGAAAAGCCGGCTGCACAAATTAAGACAATACGTGGAAGCAGAAGAGAGTATCATTCAAAAGATGGGACACGATGATTTTGAGTACGCCAATGAGGAATCAGGCTTTTATTTTAAGGATCTGCTCTCTGCTTTCTCAAGAGTGACAACTGCATTTGACAGTTTTAAAGAGAATCTAAAGGGTGTTCTAGATCTACAGATGTCATTAAAATCAGATCACATGAACCGCATTATGAAGACCCTTACCCTTGTGAGTGCAGTCTTTGTACCCCTGACGTTTATCGCAGGTCTATATGGTATGAACTTTGAATATATCCCTGAGCTGAAATGGCGTTACGGCTATTTCTATGTATTAACGCTTTGTTTTTCTTTAGCTGTAATGATTATGGGTTATTTTAAGAAAAAAAGATGGTGGTAATCGTTACATAAAAATTCGGCAGTGGCGGAAAATAAATAAAAAGGAGGGCGTAACTTGGAGAAAAGACCTTATTATGTGAACGTTGAGAGCGGAGAAATTTTGCCGATAAAAACTGCATCAACTTTTCAGTTTGAGATATCAGCTTCAGATGATGATGTGCGAAAACTCGAGAAAAAGTTTCAAGAGGTAGACAGCGCCGCATCAGATACTTTCGTAAGATCGCATGTACCATACGTTCCTTATTCAAATGATCCAGATAACGATCGCTATGATCAAAAATTACAAGAGGCTTATCGGATCATCCATGACCTTGGCCAAGACGAAACAAGACGGTTTATTGAAACGATGAGCTTCTGGAATCCGGAAAAACCTGAAGACATTGAAAAAAGGCCAGAGAATAATTAATCTCTTGGCCTTTTCTTTGGTTAATAAACGAAGAATGCAATGTAGATGATGAGGATCACCGCTATAGAAAATCCTGCTAATGCAATAAAAACGGGATTTAATAATGCAGTATGTCTTGAGACTGCAGGGTTTACTTCGTCTTCCGTATAAACTTTTTGTTTCTTTGCGACCTTCATTGTCCACCATAGTCCAGCAGCCGCTACAAGGACAGCCAATAAGATAAAGAATAGTGTAAACAAAATGTTCACTCCTTAAAGCTTGATTGTCCATATAGTGTTTGTGGATTTAGCGGGTTTCATGCATAACAGCAGAACGTTGTTCAAGGGACTCGAGACGCTGAAGTTCATTTTTAACAAGTGTCATAATTTTATCCTGATCATTCCTGTCAAAGATATTGTATTGGTCACTTTCAATCATTAATACGGGTGTCTTATCATACGCTTTGATCCAGTCTTTATATTTTGCATGAAGCGTTTTGTAATAAGCTAGAAGTTCAGGATTCTCTTCAACCTGCTCATAAGAACGGCCTCTTTGTTTAATCCGGTTCAAAACGGTTTCCAAGTCACTGTCCAGATAAATAAGCAAGTCCTGACGTGACTTTGGAGTTTTGTCAATTTCGTTCATCATCGTTTCAAGCAGATCCTTATACGTATCAAATTCAAGCTGTGTCATATTGCCGGAATCAAAGTTCAGTTCTGCAAAAATCAGATCTTCATAAAGACTGCGGTCCAGGACGTTATCAGGACTTGTTCTTGCTTGGCGAATCGTTTTAAAGCGTGTGTTCAGAAAATAAATCTGAAGCGGGAAAGCCCATCGCTTCGGGTTTTTGTAATAATCGGGTAAAATAGGGTTATCAACGACACTTTCGTAAAAAATCTCGCTGCTTAGCTGCTCGCTCAGAAATTCAGCATACGTTGATTTGCCCGTTCCGATCATACCTGCCATTAAAATCACGGTATATCCTCCTAAAATGAAATGCTAAAACACATTAATGTAAAAGCGTGGTTCATATGTATGTAAATCAATATATGGTATGTATGGCTTGTAAGCCCTTCTAAATATATCACGGAATACAAAAGGTGAACAGAGGCTGTTTGTCGGAAAATGGAGAATTTGGCCTAAAGTTTAATAACTAAGAAGTAAAGAGCAAGGAGAGGAGATAAGGGATATGACTATTAAAATCAGAGTTTATTCAGATTTCGTTTGACCATATTGTTTTTTAGCGGAGGCTCCGCTATTAGAAGCAACAAAGGATAAAGATTTTGAAATAGAATGGATGCCATTTGAATTGCGTCCCTATCCAGAGGAGACGTTAAAGCCTGAAGGCAATTACATTCAGCGTGCATGGCAGGAATCTGTACTTCCACTTGCACAAAAGATGGGAGTAAAAATGATTCTGCCGGAAGTATCACCTCAGCCTCATACACACCTGGCACATGAGGGTCTTTTATTTTCTAAAAAGCATAAGAAAGAGAAAGAATATGCACACCGTGTTTTTACCAGTTTCTATCAAGAAGGTAAAGACATAGGACAAATTGGAGTACTTCGCGGCATCGCTGAAGAGGTTGGGCTCGATGGAGAATCGTTTGAGCAGGCACTCGTTTCCCGTGAATTCTGCAGCGAGAGAGAAGAATACTTACGGCGAGCGTTTGAAGAGGTGCAAATTACAGCTGTTCCGACTATGTTTATCGGGGACAGAGTTTTAAAAGGGCTCCACCCGCAGGCAAATATTGAACGTGCTTTAAGAGGAGCGATCCGGGACGAGAAGATGGAATTTTGCGAAGGCGAAGAATGTGAATAAAAATAGAAAAAAGAGCGCTTAGAAGGGTTTCCTTCTTTGCGCTCTTTCTCGTTCTTAACAATGAAAAAAGGGGGTTGTTGATAGGGATGTATATAATATAGCAAGTCTTATAAAAATTATGAGGAATATGTGATTTTTTTGATAAACGTTATCACTTTGTGACAAAGTCGCGTTGACGGACTAAAGAGAAGGTGTGAGTTTCGCACCTTCCGCTCCAATCAAATCAGCTTTTCATCACAGAAAAAACAAAAAGAAAAAAGCCCATGTAGGGGAGGGCTCTTTTCCGGGAAAGGGGGGTACACCTATATCAGACGAATCAAATAAAAGAAAGTTTCAAAAAATGTAAATTTTCTTTTCTATCTTTCTAAAAAAAGTGATAAAGTTATAAAACAGAAAAGATGAGAGAAGGAATGGGGATGAACGGATTTTTTGCAAAATGGCATCCAGCTGTCATCGTTATAGTAACGGGAACTCTTTTTACTAGAGCAGCATTTTTTATGACAATGCCATTTTTAGCGATTTACTTGTACAGCGAAAAAGGAATAGAACCTGCTATGGTAGGATTGATTATCGGTGTGAGTGCACTTACAGGAACATTCGGGGGTTTCTTTGGAGGTTATCTCTCTGACCGAGTTGGAAGGCTTCCTGTTATGACAGCTGCAATTTTAACATGGAGTGCTGTTTTTGCAGGATTTGCGATTGCAGAATATGTCTGGCACTTCTTTCTGCTGAATATGTTAAACGGCCTCTGCCGATCATGGTTTGAGCCGATTTCAAGAGCATTGCTTGCAGACGTTACTACGAAAGAAAATCGTCTTCGCGTTTTCAATGCCCGCTATTTTGCCATCAATGTAGGAGCAGCGATCGGACCTGTTGCTGGGACTCACCTTGGAACAAGTTCTTCAACTGGTGCATTCTATATCACTGCTGCCGCATACCTCGTATACGGGCTATTAATCATCATTACGCTAAAAGGTTATTCAGCAGAACTAAAAGCCGGTGAAGAAAGGAAGTTTTCTATCAAATCTGCACTGACAGTCCTGTCAAAAGATAGAATCTTGGCATTTTTTCTAATAGGAAACACAATAGTGATGATGGCACAGTCACAAATGGATACAACACTTGCGCAATATATAGGGAATGCCCCGCAATTTGAGAATGGTGTGAAGCTGTTTGCGTATCTTGTGGTTACAAATGCCGTAACGGTGTTAATACTACAGTTTCCGGTTACGAACTATGTTAAACGGTTTCAGCCGATGAACGCACTTCGCTTTGGAAGCATTGCCTTTAGTCTTGCGTTACTTGGATTCGGGTTATCAACGAACTGGATCTTCCTTGTAATAAGCATGGTGTTTTTAACTGTAGGAGAAATAATCGTTTTCGTAATGAGTGACGTATTATTAGACGACCTTGCTCCAGACCATATGAGAGGTACATATTTTGGAGCGATGTCATTTCGCTCGATCGGATTCAGCGCAGGACCATGGATTGGCGGTCTCCTTTTAAGTACGTTCGGCTTTGAACATGGATTCTATGTATTTGGGAGTCTGACGCTAATCTCGTTATTGTCACTTCCATTTTTTCAATATGGAGAAACGATTCGAAAGAATTTATCAGCTGAACATTCTGTTTCGACTCAAGAGAGGAGTTTACACACATGATTACAGGTATTGAACATACGGGAATTATGGTAACGAACATGGAAAAATCACTTTCGTTTTATACTGAAATTTTGGGATTAAATCTGCTGGACCGTTTTGATCATACAAGCGTCCCAGTGGAACTTGCTTTTTTAGGATTAGATGAAAAGGTCCTTGTTGAACTGATATCAGGTTATCCGGGAGAAGTAACGAACGAAGGAAAGGTTCACCATCTTGCTTTCTCTGTTACAAACATCGAAGAAAAGTTCGAGATCTTAAAGGAAAAAGGGGTTCAGCTAAAAGACAAAGAAATTACAGAACTGCCAAACGGAAAATACTTTTTCTTTTACGGTCCTGATGAAGAGTCGCTTGAATTCTTTGAAAGAAAATAAAATGGAGGCTGCGGAGAAATTCTCTGCAGTCTCTTTTTTAATTTTTTGTAAAGGTATTGAGTTTTAGAAGGAAGGGATTTGAACAGAGAGAATTCTTCAGTTTAGATACCTGGGAGTGTTTCCTTTAAATATTGATTAGAGCAGTATTCGACTCCGTATTTGTAACGTTGTTCTCTTATATTTCTAGCTTTTTTTGGATCAATGGGAATACGTTTTATTTCTGGATAAGCCTCCATAATCTTTTGGGCGATTTTGTCACCAGGCTCATCAGGGTCTGTTAAAACGTACACCTCGTTACATATTATTAGTGCTTCTTCAATCGCTCTTCTTTCTTTATGACGAAATGAAATGCCATTTAATATAACGAAATGGGCATGGGGGTCGACACTTTGTACTCTCAGTTGATCACTTTTGCCTTCAACAATGTATCCGGTCATAGCGCCTCCTGTAAAACTTGGATTCACTATGATTTTATGGAGTGCATATTGATAATAGTACAACTTCTAGAAAATTACTCATAAAAAAGGGGATTATACATTTTGAACAGGCTTTATCTTATCACGAAAACATTTTGTTACTGCGTATGTTTAATATTATTGCTTTATGGTTTGTTTCTTCTAACGGATCAATTATCAGGATTTTTGCTCGGTGTGATCTTGATCATTTCAAGTATTAAATTTTATTTGGCTAAGAGACTAACTAAATCTAAAGCTGAAAGAATCAGCTTTTTATCCATCGTTATAACCGTTGTTTTATCCTCCGCTCTTTTTTCTTCCTTCAATTTTTTCCTTCATCA
This genomic interval carries:
- a CDS encoding DUF1992 domain-containing protein is translated as MTKKPSYEKELQKREILMKDEQTNAWYYEDHISAIVNRARKEGAFDNLEGMGKPLNIDEDLVYNPEKRLHKVMKDNNVLPNWVKLGKEIDVLKEELKSYTVEYNIKKTVESINQKVFQHNLTCPPTAQRMKVNLEDVLKK
- a CDS encoding magnesium transporter CorA family protein, whose amino-acid sequence is MLKYKKNTNETIRLEHFEVPDRDETIWIFYDSPEEMKKDSILEKVELHHLAASAFTTFSEHPSINVYAKHAVVSTFYLETESLEPIRINLLIGEQYLIVMSERKIPFRGALVKDFKENPEHMQHVSYMLYYFMKDIVNSYLEVVDQLSNEFLELEKRVFVDPLKREIGHKVYRWKSRLHKLRQYVEAEESIIQKMGHDDFEYANEESGFYFKDLLSAFSRVTTAFDSFKENLKGVLDLQMSLKSDHMNRIMKTLTLVSAVFVPLTFIAGLYGMNFEYIPELKWRYGYFYVLTLCFSLAVMIMGYFKKKRWW
- a CDS encoding deoxynucleoside kinase, with protein sequence MAGMIGTGKSTYAEFLSEQLSSEIFYESVVDNPILPDYYKNPKRWAFPLQIYFLNTRFKTIRQARTSPDNVLDRSLYEDLIFAELNFDSGNMTQLEFDTYKDLLETMMNEIDKTPKSRQDLLIYLDSDLETVLNRIKQRGRSYEQVEENPELLAYYKTLHAKYKDWIKAYDKTPVLMIESDQYNIFDRNDQDKIMTLVKNELQRLESLEQRSAVMHETR
- a CDS encoding MDR family MFS transporter; this encodes MNGFFAKWHPAVIVIVTGTLFTRAAFFMTMPFLAIYLYSEKGIEPAMVGLIIGVSALTGTFGGFFGGYLSDRVGRLPVMTAAILTWSAVFAGFAIAEYVWHFFLLNMLNGLCRSWFEPISRALLADVTTKENRLRVFNARYFAINVGAAIGPVAGTHLGTSSSTGAFYITAAAYLVYGLLIIITLKGYSAELKAGEERKFSIKSALTVLSKDRILAFFLIGNTIVMMAQSQMDTTLAQYIGNAPQFENGVKLFAYLVVTNAVTVLILQFPVTNYVKRFQPMNALRFGSIAFSLALLGFGLSTNWIFLVISMVFLTVGEIIVFVMSDVLLDDLAPDHMRGTYFGAMSFRSIGFSAGPWIGGLLLSTFGFEHGFYVFGSLTLISLLSLPFFQYGETIRKNLSAEHSVSTQERSLHT
- a CDS encoding VOC family protein, with protein sequence MITGIEHTGIMVTNMEKSLSFYTEILGLNLLDRFDHTSVPVELAFLGLDEKVLVELISGYPGEVTNEGKVHHLAFSVTNIEEKFEILKEKGVQLKDKEITELPNGKYFFFYGPDEESLEFFERK
- a CDS encoding toprim domain-containing protein produces the protein MTGYIVEGKSDQLRVQSVDPHAHFVILNGISFRHKERRAIEEALIICNEVYVLTDPDEPGDKIAQKIMEAYPEIKRIPIDPKKARNIREQRYKYGVEYCSNQYLKETLPGI